One part of the Truepera radiovictrix DSM 17093 genome encodes these proteins:
- a CDS encoding ABC transporter substrate-binding protein yields MKQPLVSLSVLAALAGGVALAQEPIRIGVNLELSGRLVSLGTPELEGMEAMQQSLGEVLGRPIELSVCDNASTPEGSVSCANRFVDEGVVAVLGSGASSQAIPAAEVLQEAGIVMITPSSTNNATTQIGDYIFRVAYNDEFQGAVAAEYMYNDLEARRVAVFRQQDDDYSFGLAGFFSDTFQELGGETVVVDYTAGTVDFAAQINDIRAFNPDAIYTPGFCTELAALLPQLLQQGFDVPMMGGDGTDDAQCPDGGGQAFDGFRFTAFAEPEQLGSDPEAAARAEEFRAQFQESHPNGTFNGFTLAGADALNVLVAAIEAAGSDDPAAVRDALAELENFPGVSGPITYAGTDGTPTNRILGFFEYQVPGEGGEAWTKVALEGLVRQFEGAQ; encoded by the coding sequence ATGAAGCAACCGTTGGTCTCTCTTTCCGTTCTCGCTGCGCTCGCTGGAGGGGTCGCGTTGGCGCAGGAGCCGATCCGCATCGGGGTGAACCTCGAGCTCTCCGGCCGCCTCGTCTCGCTCGGCACCCCCGAGCTCGAGGGGATGGAGGCGATGCAGCAGAGTCTCGGCGAGGTGTTGGGCCGCCCCATCGAGCTCTCGGTCTGCGACAACGCCTCGACGCCGGAGGGTTCGGTGTCGTGCGCCAACCGCTTCGTCGACGAAGGGGTCGTGGCGGTGCTCGGTTCGGGCGCCTCGAGCCAGGCGATCCCCGCCGCCGAGGTGCTCCAAGAGGCCGGTATCGTGATGATCACGCCCTCCTCGACGAACAACGCCACCACCCAGATCGGCGACTACATCTTCCGCGTCGCCTATAACGACGAATTCCAGGGTGCGGTCGCCGCCGAGTACATGTATAACGATCTCGAGGCGCGCCGCGTGGCCGTTTTCCGGCAGCAAGACGACGACTACTCGTTCGGGCTCGCGGGCTTTTTCAGCGACACCTTCCAGGAGCTCGGCGGCGAAACGGTCGTGGTGGACTACACCGCCGGCACCGTGGACTTCGCCGCGCAGATCAACGACATCCGCGCCTTTAACCCCGACGCCATCTACACCCCTGGGTTCTGCACGGAGCTCGCCGCGCTCTTGCCGCAGCTTCTGCAGCAGGGCTTTGACGTCCCCATGATGGGCGGCGACGGCACCGACGACGCGCAGTGCCCCGACGGTGGTGGGCAGGCGTTTGACGGCTTCCGCTTTACCGCTTTCGCCGAACCCGAGCAGCTCGGCAGCGACCCCGAAGCCGCCGCGCGCGCCGAGGAGTTCCGCGCGCAGTTCCAAGAAAGCCACCCCAACGGCACCTTTAACGGCTTTACCCTAGCGGGCGCCGACGCGCTCAACGTGCTGGTCGCCGCCATCGAGGCGGCTGGTTCGGACGACCCGGCGGCGGTGCGCGACGCCTTGGCCGAACTCGAGAACTTCCCCGGCGTCAGCGGCCCGATCACCTACGCGGGTACCGACGGCACCCCCACAAACCGCATCCTGGGCTTTTTCGAGTACCAGGTGCCGGGCGAAGGGGGTGAAGCCTGGACGAAGGTGGCGCTCGAGGGGCTCGTGCGCCAGTTTGAAGGGGCGCAGTAG
- the glnA gene encoding type I glutamate--ammonia ligase: protein MAYSQSEIRQILDSENVKFLRLQFTDIMGMNKNVELPVSQFDKALDGEIMFDGSSIEGFTRIEESDMLLKPDFDTFLIFPTLVEGDARGKVARLICDIAYPDDTPFPGDPRYVLKRQIEKLQGMGFDNMYAGPEPEFFLFWRDHEGRPTTVTHDAAGYFDLAPVDKGEEARRDMVNALVEMGFEIEAAHHEVAPGQHEIDFKYEDALTTADNISTFKLIVKRIAINHNLHATFMPKPVAGINGSGMHTHLSLFKDGQNAFYDEGAEYQLSDTALHWIAGLLEHAEGMVALTNPTVNSYKRLTPGYEAPTNIAWSASNRSAMIRIPARRGVGTRSELRMPDPACNPYLALSAMLAAGMDGIANRLMPPPPIQRNIYHMSVRDRRKHKIRELPGTLREAINALEKDPVIKSALGEHAYSHFVEAKRQEFDAYRVTVHEWELDTYLAEY, encoded by the coding sequence ATGGCGTACTCACAGAGCGAGATCCGACAGATTTTAGACTCCGAAAACGTTAAATTTTTGCGTCTTCAGTTCACCGACATCATGGGGATGAACAAAAACGTCGAGCTGCCGGTGTCGCAGTTTGACAAGGCGCTCGACGGCGAGATCATGTTTGACGGCTCCTCGATCGAGGGCTTTACCCGCATCGAAGAGTCGGACATGCTCCTCAAACCCGACTTTGATACCTTTTTGATCTTCCCGACGCTCGTCGAAGGGGACGCGCGCGGCAAGGTCGCGCGGCTCATCTGCGACATCGCCTACCCCGACGACACCCCCTTCCCCGGCGACCCGCGCTACGTCCTCAAGCGCCAGATCGAAAAGCTGCAGGGGATGGGCTTCGACAACATGTACGCGGGCCCCGAACCGGAGTTTTTCCTCTTCTGGCGCGACCACGAAGGGCGCCCGACCACCGTGACGCACGACGCTGCCGGCTACTTCGACCTCGCCCCGGTCGACAAGGGCGAAGAGGCGCGCCGCGACATGGTCAACGCTCTTGTCGAGATGGGCTTTGAGATCGAGGCGGCCCACCACGAGGTCGCTCCGGGACAACACGAGATCGACTTCAAGTACGAAGACGCCCTGACGACCGCCGACAACATCTCGACCTTTAAGCTTATCGTCAAGCGCATCGCCATCAACCACAACCTGCACGCGACCTTTATGCCCAAACCCGTCGCGGGGATTAACGGTTCGGGGATGCACACCCACCTCTCGCTCTTTAAAGACGGCCAGAACGCCTTTTACGACGAGGGGGCCGAGTACCAGCTGTCGGACACGGCGCTCCACTGGATCGCGGGGCTTTTAGAGCACGCCGAGGGGATGGTGGCGCTCACCAACCCGACCGTCAACTCGTACAAGCGCCTGACGCCCGGTTACGAAGCGCCCACCAACATCGCCTGGTCGGCCTCGAACCGCAGCGCCATGATCCGCATCCCGGCGCGGCGCGGCGTCGGGACGCGGAGCGAGCTGCGGATGCCCGACCCGGCTTGTAACCCCTACTTGGCGCTCTCGGCGATGCTAGCTGCCGGCATGGACGGCATCGCCAACCGCCTGATGCCGCCCCCCCCCATTCAGCGCAACATCTACCACATGAGCGTCCGCGACCGCCGCAAGCACAAGATCCGCGAGCTGCCGGGGACGCTGCGCGAGGCGATCAACGCCCTTGAAAAAGACCCTGTGATCAAGAGCGCTCTGGGCGAGCACGCCTACAGCCACTTCGTCGAGGCCAAACGCCAGGAGTTCGACGCCTACCGCGTCACCGTGCACGAGTGGGAGCTGGATACCTACTTGGCGGAGTACTAG
- the ruvC gene encoding crossover junction endodeoxyribonuclease RuvC, with the protein MNRTRPPLTVVGLDPGLANLGLGAVREVGRAVTLLGAKLVRTSPSAEQSARLETLYREVSRFFALYEPDVLALEGQYFHRQREVAFKVGQACGVCLLAAQEHGLEVVEYGPMQVKQALVGTGRASKAQVGYMVRATLGLKETPESHHVADALALALTHLSARQFQLLR; encoded by the coding sequence GTGAACCGCACCCGCCCCCCCCTGACGGTCGTCGGGCTCGACCCCGGCCTCGCCAACTTAGGGCTCGGGGCGGTGCGCGAGGTGGGTCGCGCGGTGACGCTCTTGGGCGCCAAGCTCGTGCGGACCTCGCCGAGCGCCGAGCAGAGCGCACGTCTCGAGACCCTCTACCGCGAGGTCTCGAGGTTTTTCGCGCTCTACGAACCCGACGTCCTGGCCCTTGAAGGGCAGTACTTCCACCGGCAGCGCGAGGTCGCCTTCAAGGTCGGCCAAGCGTGCGGGGTGTGCCTGTTAGCGGCCCAAGAACACGGGCTCGAGGTCGTCGAGTACGGCCCCATGCAGGTCAAACAGGCGCTCGTCGGCACCGGGCGGGCGAGCAAAGCGCAGGTGGGCTATATGGTGCGGGCGACGCTAGGGCTCAAGGAGACGCCCGAGAGCCACCACGTCGCCGACGCGCTCGCGCTCGCCCTCACCCACCTCAGCGCTCGGCAGTTCCAGCTGCTGCGCTGA